In Persicimonas caeni, a single window of DNA contains:
- a CDS encoding SDR family oxidoreductase, with protein sequence MSVLILGATSPIARAVAEEYAADGKSVVLAARNADEAEAIASDIAIRFEVDTFARSFDALDIDEHDAFVASVEDEAGPIEVVLVAFGDMGDQEASEEDFERARRVIDVNYTGAASLSEAVARRMVERGAGSIIGISSVAGDRGRKSNYFYGSAKGAFTLYLQGLRNRLADDGVHVMTVKLGFVDTRMTVDLETPIPIANPAKVGKAIARAQGRGVDTFYYPHFWRGIMGIIKAIPESIFKKLSL encoded by the coding sequence ATGTCTGTACTCATCCTGGGAGCAACTTCGCCGATCGCCCGCGCCGTGGCCGAGGAGTACGCCGCCGACGGCAAGTCGGTGGTGTTGGCGGCGCGTAACGCCGACGAGGCCGAGGCGATCGCCTCGGACATCGCCATCCGCTTCGAGGTCGACACCTTCGCGCGCAGCTTCGACGCGCTCGACATCGACGAGCACGACGCGTTCGTCGCGTCGGTCGAGGACGAAGCCGGTCCCATCGAGGTGGTGTTGGTGGCGTTCGGGGATATGGGTGACCAGGAGGCCAGCGAAGAGGACTTCGAGCGCGCCCGCCGCGTCATCGACGTCAACTACACCGGCGCCGCCTCGCTCAGCGAGGCTGTCGCCCGGCGCATGGTCGAGCGCGGCGCAGGCTCGATCATCGGCATCTCGTCGGTCGCCGGCGACCGCGGCCGCAAGTCGAACTACTTCTACGGCAGCGCCAAGGGCGCCTTCACCCTCTACCTGCAAGGCCTGCGCAACCGCCTGGCCGACGACGGCGTCCACGTCATGACCGTCAAGCTCGGCTTCGTCGACACCCGCATGACCGTCGACCTCGAAACACCCATCCCCATCGCCAACCCCGCCAAAGTCGGCAAGGCCATCGCCCGCGCTCAAGGGCGCGGCGTGGACACCTTCTACTACCCGCACTTCTGGCGCGGCATCATGGGCATCATCAAGGCCATCCCCGAGTCGATCTTCAAGAAGTTGTCGCTCTAA
- the amrS gene encoding AmmeMemoRadiSam system radical SAM enzyme: protein MTHDAFTVPTKYWTELDSGKIRCDVCPRACKLNEGQRGMCFVRMRQDDQIVLTTWGRSSGFCIDPIEKKPLNHFLPGTPVLSFGTAGCNLACKFCQNWDISKSREVQTLADQATPETLARAAEELGARSIAFTYNDPVIFMEYAIDVAQACRERGIKTVAVTAGYMEEAPRREFFEHMDAANIDLKAFTQRFYKKIAAGDLAPVLDTLEYLAHETDVWFELTNLLIPGENDSDEELDEMTSWIVEHLGPDVPIHFSAFHPDYRMRDKPRTPASTLQRARRLAMQNGMRYAYTGNVHDEEGDTTFCHECGEALIVRDWYELKSWNLDEQGRCNTCSTPCAGVFEAKPGAWGRKRKPVFLRDFRATA from the coding sequence ATGACTCACGACGCATTTACCGTACCGACGAAGTACTGGACCGAGCTCGACTCGGGCAAGATCCGCTGCGACGTCTGTCCGCGCGCCTGCAAGCTCAACGAGGGCCAGCGCGGCATGTGCTTTGTGCGCATGCGCCAGGACGACCAGATCGTGCTGACGACCTGGGGCCGCTCGAGCGGCTTTTGCATCGATCCCATCGAGAAAAAGCCGCTCAACCATTTCCTGCCGGGCACGCCGGTGCTCTCCTTCGGCACCGCCGGCTGCAACCTCGCCTGCAAGTTCTGCCAGAACTGGGACATCAGCAAGTCGCGCGAGGTCCAGACGCTGGCCGACCAAGCCACGCCCGAGACCTTGGCCCGGGCCGCCGAGGAGCTGGGCGCGCGCAGCATCGCGTTCACCTACAACGACCCGGTCATCTTCATGGAGTACGCTATCGACGTCGCCCAAGCGTGCCGCGAGCGCGGCATCAAGACGGTGGCGGTCACCGCCGGCTACATGGAGGAGGCTCCCCGGCGCGAGTTCTTCGAGCATATGGACGCCGCCAATATCGACCTGAAGGCGTTCACCCAGCGCTTCTACAAAAAGATCGCCGCCGGCGACCTCGCCCCTGTGCTCGACACCCTCGAATACCTCGCCCACGAGACCGACGTCTGGTTCGAGCTCACCAACCTGCTCATCCCCGGCGAGAACGACTCCGACGAGGAACTCGACGAGATGACCTCTTGGATCGTCGAGCACCTCGGCCCCGACGTTCCGATTCACTTCTCGGCCTTCCACCCCGACTACCGCATGCGCGACAAGCCGCGCACCCCCGCCTCGACCCTGCAACGCGCCCGCCGCCTCGCCATGCAAAACGGCATGCGCTACGCCTACACCGGCAACGTCCACGACGAAGAGGGCGACACGACCTTCTGCCACGAGTGCGGCGAAGCACTGATCGTACGCGACTGGTACGAGCTGAAGAGCTGGAACTTGGACGAACAAGGACGCTGCAACACCTGCAGCACGCCGTGCGCGGGTGTCTTCGAGGCGAAGCCGGGCGCCTGGGGGCGCAAACGCAAGCCGGTCTTTTTGCGGGATTTCAGGGCGACTGCTTAG
- the amrB gene encoding AmmeMemoRadiSam system protein B: MTRTRPTAVAGRFYPADRAELEEQVRAHLSRGDTQKPAPRAVIAPHAGYVYSGDVAGRAFAPIESAADTIRRVVLVGPSHYVGFDGLAISSADAFETPLGEVPVDTELRRQLVDAGLAQVLDEPHTREHSLETHLPFLQGVLGSFELLPVAVGRATGAQVADLLEEVWDDDETFISVSSDLSHFHPYDEARDIDRRTCQAIEELRPDDLSHGDACGRIGIQGLLEVAKRRGLRVETLDLRNSGDTAGPKNEVVGYGAWAVYA, from the coding sequence ATGACCCGCACGCGCCCCACCGCCGTCGCCGGCCGCTTTTACCCGGCCGACCGAGCCGAACTCGAAGAGCAAGTCCGCGCCCATCTGTCGCGCGGCGACACCCAAAAGCCCGCGCCCCGCGCGGTGATCGCGCCGCACGCGGGCTACGTCTACTCGGGCGACGTCGCCGGGCGTGCCTTTGCGCCCATCGAAAGCGCCGCGGACACCATCCGGCGCGTCGTGCTCGTGGGGCCGTCGCACTACGTGGGCTTCGACGGGCTGGCCATCAGCAGCGCCGACGCCTTCGAGACTCCGCTCGGCGAGGTCCCCGTGGACACCGAGCTTCGCCGGCAACTCGTCGACGCCGGCTTAGCCCAGGTGCTCGACGAGCCCCACACCCGCGAGCATAGCCTCGAGACGCACCTGCCATTTTTGCAAGGCGTGCTCGGCTCGTTCGAGTTGCTCCCGGTCGCCGTCGGCCGCGCCACCGGCGCACAGGTCGCCGACTTGCTCGAAGAGGTGTGGGACGACGACGAGACGTTCATCTCGGTGAGCTCGGACCTTAGCCACTTCCACCCGTACGACGAAGCGCGCGACATCGACCGGCGCACCTGCCAGGCGATCGAAGAGCTTCGCCCCGACGACCTCTCCCACGGCGACGCGTGCGGCCGAATCGGCATTCAGGGCTTGCTCGAGGTCGCCAAACGCCGCGGGCTGCGCGTCGAGACACTCGACCTGCGCAACTCGGGCGACACCGCCGGCCCCAAAAATGAGGTCGTCGGCTACGGGGCGTGGGCGGTTTACGCATAG
- a CDS encoding alpha/beta fold hydrolase: MNVTELGMGPTLVLLHGDASPERVEPLARALADEFRVLLPDISEYCASGPLDPDGRRRCREALEEMIDQWTDVAQVSIVGHADGCYRAFDLALAGRVSIGAIVALGPFDAPDEDEAERFEHFVEQLGRITAPVYLRTAGDDQPTATLLAHQLQRYLSNATLDDVDADDLLAGDALDDTAEAISDFFLGARRTDVLELADVLAYEEELD, from the coding sequence ATGAACGTAACCGAGTTGGGAATGGGGCCCACCCTTGTGCTGCTTCACGGCGACGCGTCGCCCGAAAGGGTCGAGCCGTTGGCGCGCGCGTTGGCAGACGAGTTTCGCGTCTTGTTGCCCGATATTTCGGAGTATTGCGCCTCCGGCCCGCTCGACCCGGACGGTCGCCGACGCTGCCGTGAGGCGCTCGAGGAGATGATCGACCAGTGGACCGACGTCGCCCAGGTCTCCATCGTCGGCCACGCCGACGGCTGCTATCGCGCCTTCGACCTCGCCCTGGCCGGCCGCGTCTCCATCGGCGCCATCGTCGCGCTGGGGCCCTTCGACGCTCCCGACGAGGACGAAGCGGAGCGCTTCGAGCATTTCGTCGAGCAGCTCGGGCGCATCACCGCCCCGGTCTACCTTCGCACCGCGGGCGACGACCAGCCGACCGCGACCCTGCTGGCCCACCAACTCCAACGCTACCTGAGCAACGCCACCCTCGACGACGTCGACGCCGACGACCTGCTCGCCGGCGACGCCCTCGACGACACCGCCGAAGCCATCAGCGACTTCTTTTTGGGCGCGCGCCGCACCGACGTGCTCGAGCTCGCCGACGTGTTGGCGTACGAGGAAGAGTTGGATTAG
- a CDS encoding golvesin C-terminal-like domain-containing protein, whose translation MCGPFGCPPKTGVKPCWICLLIVILGMIIPQFADADPGLPPRPTSTEANLSAHGHVGEDLSPELLERAKRVYRAKKLRQRPHYTAVPGDGALSGLRIGLSGGHGIMWYSDRSTWSFQRGVTEGLREDIHTNQTMIDFLIDMVERSGGTAVTMRERNYGTAEVVVDNDEGTGYVEASGTWDTGSSEGFGSTYRYAYLDPNGSAEARWEFSVPEDGEYPVYAYFLASNNRTEAAEYTVEHVGGQTTRTLNQSELLVEDWERADYPNIPPGADAARTLNDVWHYVGTFPFEANKTYAISLSNKGGDAEKVVIADAMRIGAGQGFVHGGNGAPSGRPRWEEASVPYIEWVGAPDWLKVGDVSGRPLYAIYRGVDAYFALHTNAGGGTGTSTYTWYKDMWVSKSNWEAGFVENELPPGTDEWGTAIHDEIVKSIRAKWDSEWTNRGRKGANFGELRAFRHGWYEDKYTHGVADPLTVPAALVELAFHDKDYDARFIREMGFRKDAARAVHVAMIRHFKGADALVPPLAPVALHAKAVDGELVMSWEPEADSVYPNSDATSYRVYTSTDGLLFDPEPIETTDTTLSLPLDGCEAMYVRVTAVNDAGESLDSTVVGAKLAHEGGARVLYVDGVDREVKQVTDPNNPRSYARIYGPAIELAKSGVGFDMTSDEDAGRLIADEDYDLVIWAVGETSTRDETFALADQQVVAELLERGTKVLISGAEIGWDLVEKGDAADQEFFGTMLGAGFVGDDADTTEVDASALGLGTLTFGDCSADAACMEWPDVLEPESGGQAVLAYSAGAAAVESADGQTIVVGFPLETVADSTQRGELIAALAERLLGDAGNAAGACPDFGGGGEDAGGADAGGDDVGPGGPDAGGADAGADGSITGANFQSNDGCGCTSSGRDVPASVALLLLVGLGLGVARRD comes from the coding sequence ATGTGTGGACCGTTTGGATGCCCGCCGAAGACCGGCGTGAAGCCTTGCTGGATCTGTTTGTTGATCGTCATTTTGGGGATGATCATCCCACAATTCGCCGACGCCGATCCGGGATTGCCCCCGCGGCCGACGTCGACCGAGGCGAACCTGAGCGCCCACGGACACGTCGGCGAGGACTTGTCGCCGGAGTTGCTCGAGCGCGCCAAGCGGGTCTATCGGGCCAAGAAGCTTCGCCAACGGCCGCACTACACCGCCGTTCCCGGCGACGGGGCGTTGTCGGGGCTTCGCATCGGCCTTAGCGGCGGCCACGGCATCATGTGGTACAGCGACCGCAGCACGTGGTCGTTCCAGCGGGGCGTCACCGAGGGCCTGCGCGAGGATATCCACACCAACCAGACGATGATCGACTTTCTCATCGACATGGTCGAGCGCTCCGGCGGCACGGCGGTCACGATGCGTGAGCGCAACTACGGCACGGCCGAGGTCGTCGTCGACAACGACGAGGGCACAGGCTACGTCGAGGCGTCGGGCACCTGGGACACCGGCTCGAGCGAGGGCTTTGGCAGCACGTACCGCTACGCCTATCTCGACCCGAACGGCTCGGCCGAGGCGCGCTGGGAGTTTTCGGTGCCCGAAGACGGCGAGTATCCGGTCTACGCGTATTTTCTGGCGAGCAACAACCGCACCGAGGCCGCGGAGTACACCGTCGAGCACGTCGGCGGGCAGACCACGCGCACGCTGAACCAGTCCGAGCTTTTGGTCGAGGATTGGGAGCGCGCCGACTACCCGAATATCCCGCCGGGCGCCGACGCCGCGCGCACGCTTAACGACGTGTGGCACTACGTGGGCACCTTTCCCTTCGAGGCGAACAAGACCTACGCGATCAGCCTCTCCAACAAGGGCGGCGACGCCGAGAAGGTCGTCATCGCCGACGCCATGCGCATCGGCGCGGGCCAGGGCTTTGTGCACGGCGGCAACGGCGCGCCGTCGGGTCGGCCGCGTTGGGAGGAAGCCTCCGTCCCCTACATCGAGTGGGTCGGCGCGCCCGACTGGCTCAAGGTGGGCGACGTCTCCGGGCGGCCCCTCTATGCCATCTACCGCGGCGTCGACGCCTATTTCGCGCTGCACACCAACGCCGGCGGCGGCACGGGCACCTCGACCTACACCTGGTACAAGGACATGTGGGTCTCCAAATCCAACTGGGAGGCGGGCTTCGTCGAAAACGAGCTGCCGCCCGGCACCGACGAGTGGGGCACGGCCATCCACGACGAGATAGTCAAGAGCATCCGCGCCAAGTGGGACTCCGAGTGGACCAACCGCGGCCGAAAGGGCGCGAATTTCGGCGAGCTGCGGGCCTTCCGTCACGGCTGGTACGAGGACAAGTACACCCACGGCGTCGCCGACCCCTTGACCGTTCCGGCCGCGCTCGTCGAGCTCGCCTTCCACGACAAAGACTACGACGCGCGCTTCATTCGCGAGATGGGCTTTCGCAAAGACGCCGCCCGCGCGGTGCACGTGGCGATGATCCGCCACTTCAAGGGCGCCGACGCGCTCGTGCCGCCGCTCGCCCCGGTCGCCTTGCACGCCAAGGCGGTCGACGGCGAACTCGTGATGAGCTGGGAGCCCGAAGCCGACTCGGTCTACCCGAACTCGGACGCGACGAGCTATCGCGTCTACACCTCGACCGACGGTCTATTGTTCGACCCCGAGCCCATCGAGACGACCGACACCACGTTGAGCCTGCCGCTCGACGGCTGCGAGGCGATGTACGTGCGCGTGACCGCCGTCAACGACGCCGGTGAGAGCCTCGACAGCACGGTCGTGGGCGCCAAGCTCGCCCACGAGGGCGGCGCGCGCGTGCTCTACGTCGACGGCGTCGACCGCGAGGTCAAGCAGGTGACCGACCCGAATAACCCGCGCTCCTACGCACGCATCTACGGCCCGGCCATCGAACTCGCCAAGAGCGGGGTGGGCTTCGACATGACCTCCGACGAGGACGCCGGACGCCTCATCGCCGACGAGGACTACGACCTGGTCATCTGGGCGGTCGGCGAGACGAGCACTCGCGACGAGACCTTCGCGCTCGCCGACCAACAGGTCGTCGCCGAGCTGCTCGAGCGCGGCACGAAGGTGCTCATCTCGGGCGCCGAGATCGGCTGGGACTTGGTCGAGAAGGGCGACGCGGCCGACCAGGAGTTCTTCGGCACGATGTTGGGCGCCGGCTTTGTTGGCGACGACGCCGACACCACCGAGGTCGACGCCAGCGCGCTCGGCCTGGGCACGCTCACCTTCGGCGACTGCTCCGCGGACGCAGCGTGCATGGAGTGGCCCGACGTGCTCGAGCCCGAGTCGGGTGGCCAGGCCGTGCTCGCCTACTCGGCGGGTGCGGCGGCGGTCGAGTCGGCCGACGGCCAGACGATCGTGGTGGGCTTTCCGCTCGAGACGGTCGCCGACAGCACGCAGCGCGGCGAGCTCATCGCCGCGCTCGCCGAGCGCCTGCTCGGCGACGCGGGCAACGCGGCGGGCGCATGCCCCGACTTCGGAGGCGGCGGTGAAGACGCCGGCGGCGCCGACGCGGGTGGAGATGATGTAGGCCCGGGTGGGCCGGACGCCGGAGGCGCCGACGCCGGTGCCGACGGGTCGATCACCGGCGCCAACTTCCAGTCAAACGACGGGTGTGGCTGCACGTCGAGCGGGCGCGACGTGCCGGCGAGCGTGGCGTTGCTCTTGTTGGTCGGGTTGGGGCTTGGCGTCGCGCGACGCGACTAA
- a CDS encoding DUF302 domain-containing protein, whose translation MSYFGDPNYGITTTLEGVGFDEAVERTTAALKEESFGVLTSIDIKETLKKKLDAEHRNYVILGACNPPLAHQALTAEAPIGLLLPCNVVVTEDDDGNAVVSAIDPVEMFNVVGRDDIQPIAQDVKERLERVVASLAS comes from the coding sequence ATGAGCTATTTCGGCGATCCCAACTACGGCATCACCACCACCCTCGAAGGCGTCGGATTCGACGAGGCCGTCGAGCGCACCACCGCCGCACTCAAGGAAGAGAGCTTCGGCGTGCTCACCAGCATCGACATCAAGGAGACGCTCAAAAAGAAGCTCGACGCCGAGCACCGAAACTACGTGATCTTGGGCGCGTGCAACCCGCCGCTGGCCCACCAGGCGCTCACGGCCGAGGCGCCCATCGGTCTGCTGCTGCCGTGCAACGTCGTGGTCACCGAAGACGACGATGGCAACGCGGTCGTCTCGGCGATCGACCCCGTCGAGATGTTTAATGTGGTGGGACGAGACGACATCCAGCCCATCGCCCAGGACGTCAAAGAGCGCCTCGAGCGTGTCGTCGCGAGCTTGGCGAGCTAA
- a CDS encoding sodium:solute symporter family transporter: MRYINLITENPVVWGLFFVYLVGTMWLAWLGHKKTDDIESFALGKGDMNPVVVGVTLAASIASTATFVINPGFVYVHGMSALMHYGVAAGLGIFTALIVLSIGFLRVGKATKALTLPQWVGQRYGSKAMEVLFAALNLLSITFMVLIVGALSLVMQKTLGLSNVESLVLIIGFVFSYIFLGGTYAHAYTNTLQGILMFFVGAIIVASGLHFFGDGFAPVMDKLAETSPNLTKMANPESVLFGTPFVVWVCGFVIGFALVCQPHIIIKPLYLKEEKQVWQSVGVCLAVSVVFTSLLLVGLYAHMMDIPREAFMADGKFKQDLVMTVYLTETFSPGLLAFITVVLLAAGMSTLDGILVALSSIAGNDLFLNLTRNNLLKDKTPKEQSRLAHHVSQGVLVAMGVVTFLIAMNPPELLGIFGQIGVYAIVATCAVPITFGIFFPKVGKNTMFPAALVALGVYLGLTGWYYSAIFSDPVVNLNEVVAGWGPLVYLFDTNAAQLGFPNPAVPAVYAIFASVLVAAPGVVMSVVNSD; encoded by the coding sequence ATGAGATACATCAACCTCATCACCGAAAACCCCGTCGTCTGGGGCCTCTTTTTCGTCTACCTCGTCGGCACCATGTGGCTGGCGTGGCTGGGCCACAAGAAGACCGACGACATCGAGAGCTTTGCGCTCGGAAAGGGCGACATGAACCCGGTGGTCGTCGGGGTGACCCTGGCGGCGTCGATCGCGTCGACGGCGACCTTCGTGATCAACCCGGGGTTCGTGTACGTGCACGGGATGAGCGCGTTGATGCACTACGGGGTGGCCGCCGGCCTGGGCATCTTTACGGCGCTGATCGTGCTGAGCATCGGCTTTTTGCGCGTGGGCAAGGCGACCAAGGCGCTCACACTGCCGCAGTGGGTCGGCCAGCGCTACGGGTCGAAGGCGATGGAGGTGCTCTTTGCGGCGCTCAACTTGCTGTCGATCACCTTCATGGTGCTCATCGTGGGGGCGTTGTCGCTCGTGATGCAGAAGACGCTCGGGCTGAGCAACGTCGAGTCACTGGTGCTCATCATCGGGTTTGTCTTCTCGTATATCTTTCTGGGCGGCACCTACGCCCACGCCTACACGAACACCCTGCAGGGCATCTTGATGTTCTTCGTGGGGGCGATCATCGTGGCCAGCGGGCTGCACTTTTTCGGCGACGGCTTCGCGCCGGTCATGGACAAGCTCGCCGAGACGAGCCCCAACCTGACCAAGATGGCCAACCCGGAGAGTGTCTTGTTCGGCACGCCGTTTGTGGTGTGGGTATGCGGGTTTGTGATCGGCTTTGCGCTGGTGTGTCAGCCGCACATCATCATCAAGCCGCTGTACCTCAAAGAGGAGAAGCAGGTCTGGCAGTCGGTGGGCGTGTGCTTGGCAGTGTCGGTGGTGTTCACTTCGCTGCTGCTCGTGGGCCTCTACGCCCACATGATGGACATCCCGCGCGAGGCCTTCATGGCCGACGGCAAGTTCAAGCAGGACCTCGTCATGACGGTCTACCTGACCGAGACCTTCTCGCCGGGCCTGCTCGCGTTCATCACGGTGGTGTTGTTGGCCGCGGGCATGAGCACCCTCGATGGGATCTTGGTGGCGCTGTCGAGCATCGCCGGCAACGACCTGTTTTTGAACCTGACGCGCAACAATCTGCTCAAAGACAAGACCCCAAAGGAGCAGAGCCGGCTGGCCCACCATGTGAGCCAGGGCGTCTTGGTGGCGATGGGCGTGGTGACGTTTCTGATCGCGATGAACCCGCCCGAGTTGTTGGGTATCTTCGGCCAGATTGGCGTGTACGCCATCGTGGCGACCTGCGCGGTGCCGATTACCTTCGGCATCTTCTTTCCCAAAGTCGGCAAGAACACGATGTTTCCGGCCGCGCTCGTCGCGCTCGGCGTCTACCTGGGCCTGACCGGCTGGTACTACTCGGCGATCTTCAGCGACCCGGTGGTCAACCTCAACGAGGTCGTCGCCGGCTGGGGCCCGCTGGTCTATCTGTTCGACACGAACGCCGCGCAACTCGGCTTCCCCAACCCGGCGGTGCCGGCGGTGTACGCGATCTTTGCGAGTGTGTTGGTGGCTGCGCCGGGGGTGGTGATGTCGGTCGTGAACAGTGACTAA
- a CDS encoding PHA/PHB synthase family protein produces MLKRLTNLLTLKRRSREKQPEIGSTPADVVHRENKWRLLHYRPRTEGPAYKTPILLVPSLINRHYVLDLMPGRSFAEWLVGQGHDVYCIDWGTPTGEDRYLTFDDVCETYLGRAVRKVARSSETGKTHLLGYCLGGTLTTIYAAKHQEYLAGHIALAAPINFHDDGLLSRWTRTETFDVDKLVEANGNVPWQLMQGAFHLLRPTMNLSKAVYLVDRAWDDQFLDGFVAKETWANDNVSFPGEAYRRYIDELYIGNKLIAGEFALGGTPVRLEDIENPTLVLAFEHDHIVPADSAAVLVDEISSDDKEVMRLPGGHVGAVVSRKAAEHLWPIIGQWLADRDGRSTPVARAEAAE; encoded by the coding sequence ATGCTCAAACGACTCACAAATCTCCTGACACTGAAGAGAAGGTCCCGGGAAAAGCAGCCCGAGATCGGCAGCACGCCGGCCGACGTGGTCCACCGCGAGAACAAGTGGCGGCTTCTGCACTACCGGCCGCGCACCGAAGGCCCGGCGTACAAGACGCCCATCTTGCTGGTCCCGTCGCTCATCAACCGGCACTACGTGCTCGACCTGATGCCCGGGAGAAGCTTCGCCGAGTGGCTCGTCGGGCAGGGGCACGACGTCTATTGCATCGATTGGGGTACCCCAACGGGCGAGGATCGATACCTGACGTTCGACGACGTGTGCGAGACGTATTTGGGGCGTGCGGTGCGCAAGGTCGCGCGCTCTTCGGAGACCGGCAAGACTCACCTATTGGGTTACTGTTTGGGCGGCACACTCACCACCATCTACGCCGCCAAGCACCAGGAGTACCTCGCCGGGCACATCGCGCTCGCCGCGCCGATCAACTTCCACGACGACGGGCTGTTGAGCCGCTGGACGCGCACCGAGACCTTCGACGTCGACAAGCTCGTCGAGGCGAACGGTAACGTTCCGTGGCAGCTCATGCAGGGCGCGTTTCACCTGCTGCGCCCGACGATGAACCTGTCGAAAGCGGTCTACCTGGTGGACCGCGCTTGGGACGACCAGTTTTTGGACGGCTTCGTCGCCAAGGAGACCTGGGCGAACGACAACGTCAGCTTCCCGGGCGAAGCCTACCGGCGCTACATCGACGAGCTCTATATCGGCAACAAGCTCATCGCGGGCGAGTTCGCCCTGGGCGGCACGCCCGTCCGGCTCGAGGACATCGAGAACCCGACGTTGGTGCTGGCCTTCGAGCACGACCACATCGTGCCCGCAGACAGCGCGGCGGTGCTCGTCGACGAGATCAGCTCGGACGACAAAGAGGTGATGCGCCTGCCCGGCGGCCACGTCGGCGCGGTCGTGTCGCGCAAGGCGGCGGAGCATCTGTGGCCGATTATCGGACAGTGGCTTGCTGACCGCGACGGTCGTTCGACACCGGTAGCTAGAGCGGAAGCTGCGGAATAG